The following proteins are co-located in the Tiliqua scincoides isolate rTilSci1 chromosome 8, rTilSci1.hap2, whole genome shotgun sequence genome:
- the SCAMP2 gene encoding secretory carrier-associated membrane protein 2, translating to MSAFDTNPFADPVDVNPFQDPSVTQLTNAKQGGLDEFNPFSESSRLTNAAQTVPATQPSGPSQPAVLQPSVEPTPQAVASAAQAGLLQQQEELERKAAELDRKERELQNNAANLNLKQNNWPPLPKNCPIKPCFYQDFSADIPADYQRTCKMLYYLWMFHSVTLLLNLLACLAWFTTNADRGVDFGLSILWFILFTPCAFLCWYRPIYKAFRSDSSFSFFVFFFIFFCQIAIYIIQAVGIPGWGDSGWIAALSLTGVNLAVAIIMMVVAGFFTICAVLSLFLLKQVHSLYRRTGASFQRAQEEFSQGILTNRNFQNAAAGAASSAAQSAFRGN from the exons ATGTCGGCCTTCGATACGAATCCCTTCGCGGACCCGGTGGACGTGAATCCTTTCCAG GATCCTTCAGTCACACAATTAACAAATGCTAAACAGGGTGGCCTGGATGAATTCAATCCTTTCTCTGAGAGCTCCCGACTG ACAAATGCAGCTCAGACTGTTCCGGCAACGCAGCCCAGTGGGCCTTCCCAACCTGCCGTGCTGCAGCCATCTGTGGAACCCACTCCACAG gCTGTGGCCTCGGCAGCACAGGCTGGTCTCCTTCAACAGCAGGAAGAACTTGAAAGGAAAGCAGCAGAATTGGACAGAAAGGAGCGCGAGTTGCAAAACAACGCAGCAAACTTAAACT TGAAACAGAACAATTGGCCCCCTCTTCCGAAGAACTGTCCGATCAAGCCATGTTTCTATCAAGATTTCTCTGCAGACATTCCAGCGGATTACCAACGAACTTGCAAGATGCTGTATTATCTatggatgt TTCACTCAGTCACCCTGCTACTaaacctgcttgcctgcctggcaTGGTTCACTACTAATGCCGACAGAGGAGTAGACTTTGGCCTGTCCATCCTGTGGTTTATTTTGTTCACTCCCTGTGCTTTCCTTTGTTGGTATCGGCCAATTTACAAGGCTTTCAG GTCTGACAGTTCCTTCAGTTTCTTTGTCTTCTTCTTCATATTTTTTTGCCAAATAGCCATCTACATCATCCAGGCTGTTGGTATTCCCGGCTGGGGAGACAG TGGGTGGATTGCAGCACTTTCTTTAACTGGAGTTAACTTGGCTGTGGCAATCATTATGATGGTGGTAGCTGGCTTCTTCACGATCTGTGCTGTTCTGTCTCTCTTCCTGCTGAAACAG GTCCATTCTCTGTATCGCCGGACGGGCGCCAGCTTCCAGAGAGCCCAAGAGGAGTTCTCTCAAGGCATCCTCACCAACAGGAACTTCCAGAATGCCGCAGCCGGGGCAGCTTCTTCTGCTGCTCAGAGTGCTTTCCGGGGGAACTGA